A genomic stretch from Engraulis encrasicolus isolate BLACKSEA-1 chromosome 12, IST_EnEncr_1.0, whole genome shotgun sequence includes:
- the LOC134460255 gene encoding uncharacterized protein LOC134460255 isoform X1, giving the protein MEEQNWCTLSILCGRGTKGYHYTVEKIQYSKKTELREGDKLVKLNGEPLSKYSPEEFCDRLPMSGGQGQRECVAWEVEQNQGTEQYNEHGSASARCPMRSSFDVTIIVMLCDAEMTVFHADNDTVSVETCFYNVISCICKAVQVLHCGTYLGLTPEGPGFQNTNSEITMLTLRTEKGEDFVGFRFPGDCFLKCGENGEIDAMTDDTLLKITKGEPPNDIKKTMENMKSSLFRREEVTDSCKFQSCKFPGHFLHKNGNMLAVGQYVTGGDCHFVLEGRIEMDCGKTLRLPCMP; this is encoded by the exons GAAGAGCAAAATTGGTGCACCCTCTCCATCCTCTGTGGCCGCGGAACAAAAGGATACCACTACACAGTGGAGAAGATACAATACAGCAAAAAAACAGAACTGAG AGAGGGGGATAAACTCGTGAAACTCAATGGGGAACCTCTTTCAAAATACAGTCCAGAAGAATTCTGCGATCGCCTGCCGATGTCTGGTGGCCAAGGCCAACGTGAATGTGTCGCATGG GAAGTAGAACAGAATCAAGGAACTGAACAGTACAATGAACATGGATCAGCATCTGCTAGG TGTCCGATGCGGAGCAGCTTTGACGTGACCATCATTGTTATGCTGTGTGATGCCGAAATGACGGTGTTTCATGCAGATAATGACACTGTCAGCGTGGAGACCTGCTTCTACA acGTCATTTCTTGTATATGTAAGGCAGTTCAAGTCCTTCACTGCGGCACATACCTGGGATTGACCCCTGAAGGACCCGGCTTTCAAAACACAAACAGTG AAATAACAATGCTTACCTTGAGAACAGAGAAAGGGGAAGATTTCGTTGGCTTTCGGTTTCCAGGAGATTGCTTTCTGAAATGCGGGGAAAATGGGGAAATAGATGCCATG ACAGATGATACACTCCTGAAGATCACAAAG GGAGAACCACCCAACGATATAAAGAAGACCATGGAGAACATGAAATCCTCTTTATTTCGGCGTGAAGAAGTGACAGACAGCTGCAAGTTTCAATCTTGTAAATTTCCTGGCCATTTCCTTCATAAAAATGGGAATATGCTAGCAGTAGGCCAATATGTCACTGGGGGGGACTGCCACTTTGTTTTAGAAGGACGAATTGAAATGGACTGTGGTAAAACATTACGACTGCCATGCATGCCATAA
- the LOC134460255 gene encoding uncharacterized protein LOC134460255 isoform X2 — MEEQNWCTLSILCGRGTKGYHYTVEKIQYSKKTELREGDKLVKLNGEPLSKYSPEEFCDRLPMSGGQGQRECVAWEVEQNQGTEQYNEHGSASARCPMRSSFDVTIIVMLCDAEMTVFHADNDTVSVETCFYNVISCICKAVQVLHCGTYLGLTPEGPGFQNTNSEITMLTLRTEKGEDFVGFRFPGDCFLKCGENGEIDAMVDR, encoded by the exons GAAGAGCAAAATTGGTGCACCCTCTCCATCCTCTGTGGCCGCGGAACAAAAGGATACCACTACACAGTGGAGAAGATACAATACAGCAAAAAAACAGAACTGAG AGAGGGGGATAAACTCGTGAAACTCAATGGGGAACCTCTTTCAAAATACAGTCCAGAAGAATTCTGCGATCGCCTGCCGATGTCTGGTGGCCAAGGCCAACGTGAATGTGTCGCATGG GAAGTAGAACAGAATCAAGGAACTGAACAGTACAATGAACATGGATCAGCATCTGCTAGG TGTCCGATGCGGAGCAGCTTTGACGTGACCATCATTGTTATGCTGTGTGATGCCGAAATGACGGTGTTTCATGCAGATAATGACACTGTCAGCGTGGAGACCTGCTTCTACA acGTCATTTCTTGTATATGTAAGGCAGTTCAAGTCCTTCACTGCGGCACATACCTGGGATTGACCCCTGAAGGACCCGGCTTTCAAAACACAAACAGTG AAATAACAATGCTTACCTTGAGAACAGAGAAAGGGGAAGATTTCGTTGGCTTTCGGTTTCCAGGAGATTGCTTTCTGAAATGCGGGGAAAATGGGGAAATAGATGCCATGGTAG ACAGATGA